A single window of Malus sylvestris chromosome 5, drMalSylv7.2, whole genome shotgun sequence DNA harbors:
- the LOC126622469 gene encoding probable LRR receptor-like serine/threonine-protein kinase At1g56130 isoform X2: MYNMKMKLMTRILLLCFLSCFWFQLSFAQNATTDPSEVHTRTELTESAVRALNSIFEQWDTQPVPGLWNISGEPCSGSAINGTDFDSPDNNPAIVCDCSYNNNATCHITKLRVQTLFKRGVFPEELLALRYLAVLKIDMNYFKGHLPAFIGKMSALIVLSIGHNSFSGPIPKEIGNLKELNMLAIGTNNFSGTLPPELGNLVKLQQIYMDSCGLSGEIPSTFAKLTSTQVFWVSDSPFSGKIPDFIGNWTQLTSLRFQGNSFEGPIPTSFSQLTSLKSLQISDIYHGRSSSLDFIKKMKNLTDLKLRNALITGTIPSDIGEYQSLKILDLSFNNLTGQLPSSLFSMSSLTSLFLGNNSLSGPLPSQKSNRLQTIDLSYNFLSGSFPQWVTTISQLNLVVNNFTFDKSNITTLPGLNCLQRNFPCNRDTPRYANFSINCGGPEMKGRDGILYDAEDSALGPATFNVTSIEKWAVSNVGMFSEGVNRSFLENTLKHVTGTDVTPELFQTSRLSPGSLRYYGLGLQNGPYTVTLHFAETDFDKRIQQTWESLGRRVFDIYIQGTRTKKDFDISKEASGVNVGIKRRFNVSVSENYLEIHLFWAGKGTCCIPSPGDYGPLIAAVHAASDFTPTVSGLPPTTPGKKSRTGLIVGIAVPVGVVSLLLILAILYMRRKTSEKEDNEDILGLGPRPNTFSYAELRVATEDFNPSNKLGEGGYGPVYKGTLSDGRVVAVKQLSVASHQGQSQFVSEIATISAVQHRNLVKLYGCCIEGSQRILVYEYLENKSLDQALFGTSNLHLDWPTRFNILLGTARGLAYLHEESRPRIVHRDVKASNILLDAELSPKISDFGLAKLYDDKKTHISTRVAGTIGYLAPEYALFGHLTEKADVFGFGVVVLEILSGRPNSYNNLDPEKIYLLEWVWTLHENDQTLGLVDPRLTEFDETEATRLIRAALLCTQGSPMARPSMSRVVAMLSGDIDTGTVMSKPSYLTDYNFKDVTTFSTGKFLVEDDTPSTASKDSNVRLNYQPGGSNASGADTPWIDPAPSPVNVTQSLLAGIRGEGRELLSSS, from the exons ATGTACAATATGAAGATGAAGTTAATGACGAGGATACTATTACTCTGCTTCCTCAGCTGCTTCTGGTTTCAGCTGTCCTTTGCTCAAAATGCTACCACTGATCCATCTGAAG TACACACAAGGACTGAATTAACTGAGAGTGCAGTGAGGGCGTTGAACTCAATATTTGAACAATGGGACACACAACCGGTGCCGGGGCTGTGGAATATCAGTGGAGAACCCTGCAGTGGATCTGCCATCAACGGCACCGACTTTGATAGCCCCGATAACAACCCAGCCATCGTTTGCGACTGTTCTTACAACAACAATGCTACATGCCACATCACCAAACT GAGAGTGCAAACTCTGTTCAAACGAGGGGTGTTTCCAGAAGAACTTTTGGCTCTAAGATATCTCGCAGTTTT GAAAATCGATATGAATTATTTCAAAGGTCACCTACCGGCATTCATTGGCAAAATGTCTGCATTGATTGTATT GTCAATTGGCCACAATTCATTCTCTGGGCCCATCCCCAAGGAGATTGGAAACCTTAAGGAGCTAAATATGCT GGCCATCGGAACAAATAATTTTTCCGGAACACTCCCTCCAGAACTTGGTAATTTAGTCAAGCTACAGCAAAT ttACATGGACAGCTGTGGACTCAGTGGTGAAATTCCTTCAACATTTGCCAAGCTCACCAGTACGCAAGTCTT ttGGGTATCGGACAGTCCTTTCTCAGGAAAGATACCTGATTTCATAGGGAATTGGACACAACTCACTTCTTT GCGATTTCAAGGGAACTCTTTCGAAGGCCCAATACCAACCAGCTTTTCTCAACTGACCTCATTGAAGTCTCT GCAAATCAGTGATATATACCATGGGAGGAGCTCCTCTCttgatttcataaaaaaaatgaagaacttgactgattt AAAACTACGAAACGCATTAATCACTGGTACCATCCCTTCTGATATTGGAGAATATCAAAGTCTTAAGATACT GGATCTGAGTTTCAACAATTTGACAGGCCAACtcccaagttctttgttcaGCATGAGTTCTCTTACATCCTT GTTTCTTGGAAACAATAGTCTGTCCGGACCTCTTCCAAGCCAAAAGAGCAATCGACTTCAGACTAT AGACTTGTCTTACAATTTTTTATCAGGAAGCTTTCCCCAGTGGGTGACCACAATATCGCAACT GAACTTAGTGGTCAACAACTTCACATTTGACAAGTCAAACATAAC TACTCTTCCTGGATTGAATTGCCTCCAGAGAAATTTTCCATGCAATCGAGATACCCCACGAT ATGCAAACTTCTCAATCAACTGTGGTGGACCGGAAATGAAGGGACGTGATGGCATATTGTATGATGCTGAAGACTCAGCTCTTGGTCCAGCAACATTCAATGTAACCAGTATAGAGAAATGGGCTGTCAGCAATGTCGGTATGTTTTCTGAAGGAGTGAACCGATCGTTTCTGGAAAATACCCTTAAACATGTCACCGGAACAGATGTGACCCCGGAGCTCTTCCAGACTTCAAGATTGTCCCCAGGATCACTGAGATACTATGGCCTGGGTCTTCAGAATGGACCTTACACTGTAACATTGCACTTTGCAGAGACGGATTTTGATAAGCGCATTCAGCAAACTTGGGAAAGTCTAGGACGGCGTGTATTTGATATCTATATTCAG GGTACCCGCACGAAAAAGGACTTTGACATATCCAAGGAGGCAAGTGGGGTTAACGTAGGAATTAAGAGAAGATTCAATGTTAGCGTGTCAGAGAATTATCTTGAAATTCATCTATTCTGGGCTGGTAAAGGGACTTGTTGCATACCTTCACCAGGTGATTACGGCCCACTAATAGCAGCCGTCCATGCTGCTTCAG ATTTTACACCAACAGTTTCTGGGCTTCCACCAACTACTCCAGGAAAGAAGAGCAGGACTGGGTTGATAGTTGGTATTGCAGTTCCTGTTGGAGTTGTGAGCTTGCTACTAATATTGGCGATTCTATATATGAGGAGGAAAACATCAGAAAAAGAGGACAACGAAG ATATTCTTGGATTAGGCCCTCGACCAAATACTTTCAGTTATGCTGAGTTGAGAGTTGCAACTGAAGATTTTAATCCTTCAAATAAGTTAGGAGAGGGAGGATATGGCCCTGTTTATAAG GGTACACTTTCTGATGGGAGAGTAGTGGCTGTGAAGCAACTTTCAGTAGCATCTCACCAAGGGCAGAGTCAATTTGTATCTGAAATTGCTACCATATCTGCTGTGCAACATAGGAATCTAGTGAAATTGTATGGATGCTGCATCGAAGGCAGCCAGCGCATTTTGGTTTATGAGTATCTTGAAAACAAGAGCCTTGATCAGGCACTTTTTG GAACAAGTAACTTGCACCTTGACTGGCCTACTCGATTCAATATATTGTTAGGAACAGCAAGAGGACTTGCTTACCTTCATGAGGAGTCAAGGCCAAGGATTGTACATCGAGATGTCAAAGCGAGTAATATTTTGCTCGATGCAGAACTCTCCCCAAAAATATCAGATTTTGGACTGGCAAAGCTTTATGATGACAAAAAAACCCACATTAGCACCCGGGTTGCAGGGACAAT AGGCTATTTGGCACCAGAGTATGCATTGTTTGGACATTTGACAGAGAAGGCTGATGTGTTTGGTTTTGGAGTCGTTGTTTTGGAGATCCTCAGTGGGAGACCAAACTCTTACAATAACTTGGATCCAGAAAAGATTTATCTTCTTGAATGG GTATGGACTCTACATGAAAATGACCAAACTCTGGGGTTGGTGGATCCGAGATTGACAGAGTTTGATGAAACCGAAGCAACTAGATTGATAAGAGCAGCTCTCCTGTGCACGCAGGGATCACCGATGGCAAGGCCATCTATGTCACGCGTGGTTGCAATGCTCTCTGGAGACATTGACACAGGCACTGTCATGTCGAAGCCAAGCTATTTGACagattataattttaaagatgTAACAACATTTTCAACAGGTAAATTTTTGGTGGAGGATGATACCCCATCAACTGCATCCAAGGATAGTAATGTTCGCCTCAACTATCAGCCGGGAGGCAGCAATGCAAGTGGTGCTGACACTCCCTGGATTGACCCTGCGCCTTCTCCTGTAAACGTCACTCAATCACTGCTCGCTGGCATTAGAGGAGAAGGAAG GGAGCTTTTATCCTCAAGTTAG
- the LOC126622469 gene encoding probable LRR receptor-like serine/threonine-protein kinase At1g56130 isoform X7, producing MLPLIHLKFRGTYLQSLFSSHIQNIQMKVHTRTELTESAVRALNSIFEQWDTQPVPGLWNISGEPCSGSAINGTDFDSPDNNPAIVCDCSYNNNATCHITKLRVQTLFKRGVFPEELLALRYLAVLKIDMNYFKGHLPAFIGKMSALIVLSIGHNSFSGPIPKEIGNLKELNMLAIGTNNFSGTLPPELGNLVKLQQIYMDSCGLSGEIPSTFAKLTSTQVFWVSDSPFSGKIPDFIGNWTQLTSLRFQGNSFEGPIPTSFSQLTSLKSLQISDIYHGRSSSLDFIKKMKNLTDLKLRNALITGTIPSDIGEYQSLKILDLSFNNLTGQLPSSLFSMSSLTSLFLGNNSLSGPLPSQKSNRLQTIDLSYNFLSGSFPQWVTTISQLNLVVNNFTFDKSNITTLPGLNCLQRNFPCNRDTPRYANFSINCGGPEMKGRDGILYDAEDSALGPATFNVTSIEKWAVSNVGMFSEGVNRSFLENTLKHVTGTDVTPELFQTSRLSPGSLRYYGLGLQNGPYTVTLHFAETDFDKRIQQTWESLGRRVFDIYIQGTRTKKDFDISKEASGVNVGIKRRFNVSVSENYLEIHLFWAGKGTCCIPSPGDYGPLIAAVHAASDFTPTVSGLPPTTPGKKSRTGLIVGIAVPVGVVSLLLILAILYMRRKTSEKEDNEDILGLGPRPNTFSYAELRVATEDFNPSNKLGEGGYGPVYKGTLSDGRVVAVKQLSVASHQGQSQFVSEIATISAVQHRNLVKLYGCCIEGSQRILVYEYLENKSLDQALFGTSNLHLDWPTRFNILLGTARGLAYLHEESRPRIVHRDVKASNILLDAELSPKISDFGLAKLYDDKKTHISTRVAGTIGYLAPEYALFGHLTEKADVFGFGVVVLEILSGRPNSYNNLDPEKIYLLEWVWTLHENDQTLGLVDPRLTEFDETEATRLIRAALLCTQGSPMARPSMSRVVAMLSGDIDTGTVMSKPSYLTDYNFKDVTTFSTGKFLVEDDTPSTASKDSNVRLNYQPGGSNASGADTPWIDPAPSPVNVTQSLLAGIRGEGRELLSSS from the exons ATGCTACCACTGATCCATCTGAAG TTTCGAGGAACTTATTTGCAAAGCCTTTTTTCTTCCCACATACAAAACATCCAAATGAAGG TACACACAAGGACTGAATTAACTGAGAGTGCAGTGAGGGCGTTGAACTCAATATTTGAACAATGGGACACACAACCGGTGCCGGGGCTGTGGAATATCAGTGGAGAACCCTGCAGTGGATCTGCCATCAACGGCACCGACTTTGATAGCCCCGATAACAACCCAGCCATCGTTTGCGACTGTTCTTACAACAACAATGCTACATGCCACATCACCAAACT GAGAGTGCAAACTCTGTTCAAACGAGGGGTGTTTCCAGAAGAACTTTTGGCTCTAAGATATCTCGCAGTTTT GAAAATCGATATGAATTATTTCAAAGGTCACCTACCGGCATTCATTGGCAAAATGTCTGCATTGATTGTATT GTCAATTGGCCACAATTCATTCTCTGGGCCCATCCCCAAGGAGATTGGAAACCTTAAGGAGCTAAATATGCT GGCCATCGGAACAAATAATTTTTCCGGAACACTCCCTCCAGAACTTGGTAATTTAGTCAAGCTACAGCAAAT ttACATGGACAGCTGTGGACTCAGTGGTGAAATTCCTTCAACATTTGCCAAGCTCACCAGTACGCAAGTCTT ttGGGTATCGGACAGTCCTTTCTCAGGAAAGATACCTGATTTCATAGGGAATTGGACACAACTCACTTCTTT GCGATTTCAAGGGAACTCTTTCGAAGGCCCAATACCAACCAGCTTTTCTCAACTGACCTCATTGAAGTCTCT GCAAATCAGTGATATATACCATGGGAGGAGCTCCTCTCttgatttcataaaaaaaatgaagaacttgactgattt AAAACTACGAAACGCATTAATCACTGGTACCATCCCTTCTGATATTGGAGAATATCAAAGTCTTAAGATACT GGATCTGAGTTTCAACAATTTGACAGGCCAACtcccaagttctttgttcaGCATGAGTTCTCTTACATCCTT GTTTCTTGGAAACAATAGTCTGTCCGGACCTCTTCCAAGCCAAAAGAGCAATCGACTTCAGACTAT AGACTTGTCTTACAATTTTTTATCAGGAAGCTTTCCCCAGTGGGTGACCACAATATCGCAACT GAACTTAGTGGTCAACAACTTCACATTTGACAAGTCAAACATAAC TACTCTTCCTGGATTGAATTGCCTCCAGAGAAATTTTCCATGCAATCGAGATACCCCACGAT ATGCAAACTTCTCAATCAACTGTGGTGGACCGGAAATGAAGGGACGTGATGGCATATTGTATGATGCTGAAGACTCAGCTCTTGGTCCAGCAACATTCAATGTAACCAGTATAGAGAAATGGGCTGTCAGCAATGTCGGTATGTTTTCTGAAGGAGTGAACCGATCGTTTCTGGAAAATACCCTTAAACATGTCACCGGAACAGATGTGACCCCGGAGCTCTTCCAGACTTCAAGATTGTCCCCAGGATCACTGAGATACTATGGCCTGGGTCTTCAGAATGGACCTTACACTGTAACATTGCACTTTGCAGAGACGGATTTTGATAAGCGCATTCAGCAAACTTGGGAAAGTCTAGGACGGCGTGTATTTGATATCTATATTCAG GGTACCCGCACGAAAAAGGACTTTGACATATCCAAGGAGGCAAGTGGGGTTAACGTAGGAATTAAGAGAAGATTCAATGTTAGCGTGTCAGAGAATTATCTTGAAATTCATCTATTCTGGGCTGGTAAAGGGACTTGTTGCATACCTTCACCAGGTGATTACGGCCCACTAATAGCAGCCGTCCATGCTGCTTCAG ATTTTACACCAACAGTTTCTGGGCTTCCACCAACTACTCCAGGAAAGAAGAGCAGGACTGGGTTGATAGTTGGTATTGCAGTTCCTGTTGGAGTTGTGAGCTTGCTACTAATATTGGCGATTCTATATATGAGGAGGAAAACATCAGAAAAAGAGGACAACGAAG ATATTCTTGGATTAGGCCCTCGACCAAATACTTTCAGTTATGCTGAGTTGAGAGTTGCAACTGAAGATTTTAATCCTTCAAATAAGTTAGGAGAGGGAGGATATGGCCCTGTTTATAAG GGTACACTTTCTGATGGGAGAGTAGTGGCTGTGAAGCAACTTTCAGTAGCATCTCACCAAGGGCAGAGTCAATTTGTATCTGAAATTGCTACCATATCTGCTGTGCAACATAGGAATCTAGTGAAATTGTATGGATGCTGCATCGAAGGCAGCCAGCGCATTTTGGTTTATGAGTATCTTGAAAACAAGAGCCTTGATCAGGCACTTTTTG GAACAAGTAACTTGCACCTTGACTGGCCTACTCGATTCAATATATTGTTAGGAACAGCAAGAGGACTTGCTTACCTTCATGAGGAGTCAAGGCCAAGGATTGTACATCGAGATGTCAAAGCGAGTAATATTTTGCTCGATGCAGAACTCTCCCCAAAAATATCAGATTTTGGACTGGCAAAGCTTTATGATGACAAAAAAACCCACATTAGCACCCGGGTTGCAGGGACAAT AGGCTATTTGGCACCAGAGTATGCATTGTTTGGACATTTGACAGAGAAGGCTGATGTGTTTGGTTTTGGAGTCGTTGTTTTGGAGATCCTCAGTGGGAGACCAAACTCTTACAATAACTTGGATCCAGAAAAGATTTATCTTCTTGAATGG GTATGGACTCTACATGAAAATGACCAAACTCTGGGGTTGGTGGATCCGAGATTGACAGAGTTTGATGAAACCGAAGCAACTAGATTGATAAGAGCAGCTCTCCTGTGCACGCAGGGATCACCGATGGCAAGGCCATCTATGTCACGCGTGGTTGCAATGCTCTCTGGAGACATTGACACAGGCACTGTCATGTCGAAGCCAAGCTATTTGACagattataattttaaagatgTAACAACATTTTCAACAGGTAAATTTTTGGTGGAGGATGATACCCCATCAACTGCATCCAAGGATAGTAATGTTCGCCTCAACTATCAGCCGGGAGGCAGCAATGCAAGTGGTGCTGACACTCCCTGGATTGACCCTGCGCCTTCTCCTGTAAACGTCACTCAATCACTGCTCGCTGGCATTAGAGGAGAAGGAAG GGAGCTTTTATCCTCAAGTTAG
- the LOC126622469 gene encoding probable LRR receptor-like serine/threonine-protein kinase At1g56130 isoform X8: MYNMKMKLMTRILLLCFLSCFWFQLSFAQNATTDPSEVRALNSIFEQWDTQPVPGLWNISGEPCSGSAINGTDFDSPDNNPAIVCDCSYNNNATCHITKLRVQTLFKRGVFPEELLALRYLAVLKIDMNYFKGHLPAFIGKMSALIVLSIGHNSFSGPIPKEIGNLKELNMLAIGTNNFSGTLPPELGNLVKLQQIYMDSCGLSGEIPSTFAKLTSTQVFWVSDSPFSGKIPDFIGNWTQLTSLRFQGNSFEGPIPTSFSQLTSLKSLQISDIYHGRSSSLDFIKKMKNLTDLKLRNALITGTIPSDIGEYQSLKILDLSFNNLTGQLPSSLFSMSSLTSLFLGNNSLSGPLPSQKSNRLQTIDLSYNFLSGSFPQWVTTISQLNLVVNNFTFDKSNITTLPGLNCLQRNFPCNRDTPRYANFSINCGGPEMKGRDGILYDAEDSALGPATFNVTSIEKWAVSNVGMFSEGVNRSFLENTLKHVTGTDVTPELFQTSRLSPGSLRYYGLGLQNGPYTVTLHFAETDFDKRIQQTWESLGRRVFDIYIQGTRTKKDFDISKEASGVNVGIKRRFNVSVSENYLEIHLFWAGKGTCCIPSPGDYGPLIAAVHAASDFTPTVSGLPPTTPGKKSRTGLIVGIAVPVGVVSLLLILAILYMRRKTSEKEDNEDILGLGPRPNTFSYAELRVATEDFNPSNKLGEGGYGPVYKGTLSDGRVVAVKQLSVASHQGQSQFVSEIATISAVQHRNLVKLYGCCIEGSQRILVYEYLENKSLDQALFGTSNLHLDWPTRFNILLGTARGLAYLHEESRPRIVHRDVKASNILLDAELSPKISDFGLAKLYDDKKTHISTRVAGTIGYLAPEYALFGHLTEKADVFGFGVVVLEILSGRPNSYNNLDPEKIYLLEWVWTLHENDQTLGLVDPRLTEFDETEATRLIRAALLCTQGSPMARPSMSRVVAMLSGDIDTGTVMSKPSYLTDYNFKDVTTFSTGKFLVEDDTPSTASKDSNVRLNYQPGGSNASGADTPWIDPAPSPVNVTQSLLAGIRGEGRELLSSS, encoded by the exons ATGTACAATATGAAGATGAAGTTAATGACGAGGATACTATTACTCTGCTTCCTCAGCTGCTTCTGGTTTCAGCTGTCCTTTGCTCAAAATGCTACCACTGATCCATCTGAAG TGAGGGCGTTGAACTCAATATTTGAACAATGGGACACACAACCGGTGCCGGGGCTGTGGAATATCAGTGGAGAACCCTGCAGTGGATCTGCCATCAACGGCACCGACTTTGATAGCCCCGATAACAACCCAGCCATCGTTTGCGACTGTTCTTACAACAACAATGCTACATGCCACATCACCAAACT GAGAGTGCAAACTCTGTTCAAACGAGGGGTGTTTCCAGAAGAACTTTTGGCTCTAAGATATCTCGCAGTTTT GAAAATCGATATGAATTATTTCAAAGGTCACCTACCGGCATTCATTGGCAAAATGTCTGCATTGATTGTATT GTCAATTGGCCACAATTCATTCTCTGGGCCCATCCCCAAGGAGATTGGAAACCTTAAGGAGCTAAATATGCT GGCCATCGGAACAAATAATTTTTCCGGAACACTCCCTCCAGAACTTGGTAATTTAGTCAAGCTACAGCAAAT ttACATGGACAGCTGTGGACTCAGTGGTGAAATTCCTTCAACATTTGCCAAGCTCACCAGTACGCAAGTCTT ttGGGTATCGGACAGTCCTTTCTCAGGAAAGATACCTGATTTCATAGGGAATTGGACACAACTCACTTCTTT GCGATTTCAAGGGAACTCTTTCGAAGGCCCAATACCAACCAGCTTTTCTCAACTGACCTCATTGAAGTCTCT GCAAATCAGTGATATATACCATGGGAGGAGCTCCTCTCttgatttcataaaaaaaatgaagaacttgactgattt AAAACTACGAAACGCATTAATCACTGGTACCATCCCTTCTGATATTGGAGAATATCAAAGTCTTAAGATACT GGATCTGAGTTTCAACAATTTGACAGGCCAACtcccaagttctttgttcaGCATGAGTTCTCTTACATCCTT GTTTCTTGGAAACAATAGTCTGTCCGGACCTCTTCCAAGCCAAAAGAGCAATCGACTTCAGACTAT AGACTTGTCTTACAATTTTTTATCAGGAAGCTTTCCCCAGTGGGTGACCACAATATCGCAACT GAACTTAGTGGTCAACAACTTCACATTTGACAAGTCAAACATAAC TACTCTTCCTGGATTGAATTGCCTCCAGAGAAATTTTCCATGCAATCGAGATACCCCACGAT ATGCAAACTTCTCAATCAACTGTGGTGGACCGGAAATGAAGGGACGTGATGGCATATTGTATGATGCTGAAGACTCAGCTCTTGGTCCAGCAACATTCAATGTAACCAGTATAGAGAAATGGGCTGTCAGCAATGTCGGTATGTTTTCTGAAGGAGTGAACCGATCGTTTCTGGAAAATACCCTTAAACATGTCACCGGAACAGATGTGACCCCGGAGCTCTTCCAGACTTCAAGATTGTCCCCAGGATCACTGAGATACTATGGCCTGGGTCTTCAGAATGGACCTTACACTGTAACATTGCACTTTGCAGAGACGGATTTTGATAAGCGCATTCAGCAAACTTGGGAAAGTCTAGGACGGCGTGTATTTGATATCTATATTCAG GGTACCCGCACGAAAAAGGACTTTGACATATCCAAGGAGGCAAGTGGGGTTAACGTAGGAATTAAGAGAAGATTCAATGTTAGCGTGTCAGAGAATTATCTTGAAATTCATCTATTCTGGGCTGGTAAAGGGACTTGTTGCATACCTTCACCAGGTGATTACGGCCCACTAATAGCAGCCGTCCATGCTGCTTCAG ATTTTACACCAACAGTTTCTGGGCTTCCACCAACTACTCCAGGAAAGAAGAGCAGGACTGGGTTGATAGTTGGTATTGCAGTTCCTGTTGGAGTTGTGAGCTTGCTACTAATATTGGCGATTCTATATATGAGGAGGAAAACATCAGAAAAAGAGGACAACGAAG ATATTCTTGGATTAGGCCCTCGACCAAATACTTTCAGTTATGCTGAGTTGAGAGTTGCAACTGAAGATTTTAATCCTTCAAATAAGTTAGGAGAGGGAGGATATGGCCCTGTTTATAAG GGTACACTTTCTGATGGGAGAGTAGTGGCTGTGAAGCAACTTTCAGTAGCATCTCACCAAGGGCAGAGTCAATTTGTATCTGAAATTGCTACCATATCTGCTGTGCAACATAGGAATCTAGTGAAATTGTATGGATGCTGCATCGAAGGCAGCCAGCGCATTTTGGTTTATGAGTATCTTGAAAACAAGAGCCTTGATCAGGCACTTTTTG GAACAAGTAACTTGCACCTTGACTGGCCTACTCGATTCAATATATTGTTAGGAACAGCAAGAGGACTTGCTTACCTTCATGAGGAGTCAAGGCCAAGGATTGTACATCGAGATGTCAAAGCGAGTAATATTTTGCTCGATGCAGAACTCTCCCCAAAAATATCAGATTTTGGACTGGCAAAGCTTTATGATGACAAAAAAACCCACATTAGCACCCGGGTTGCAGGGACAAT AGGCTATTTGGCACCAGAGTATGCATTGTTTGGACATTTGACAGAGAAGGCTGATGTGTTTGGTTTTGGAGTCGTTGTTTTGGAGATCCTCAGTGGGAGACCAAACTCTTACAATAACTTGGATCCAGAAAAGATTTATCTTCTTGAATGG GTATGGACTCTACATGAAAATGACCAAACTCTGGGGTTGGTGGATCCGAGATTGACAGAGTTTGATGAAACCGAAGCAACTAGATTGATAAGAGCAGCTCTCCTGTGCACGCAGGGATCACCGATGGCAAGGCCATCTATGTCACGCGTGGTTGCAATGCTCTCTGGAGACATTGACACAGGCACTGTCATGTCGAAGCCAAGCTATTTGACagattataattttaaagatgTAACAACATTTTCAACAGGTAAATTTTTGGTGGAGGATGATACCCCATCAACTGCATCCAAGGATAGTAATGTTCGCCTCAACTATCAGCCGGGAGGCAGCAATGCAAGTGGTGCTGACACTCCCTGGATTGACCCTGCGCCTTCTCCTGTAAACGTCACTCAATCACTGCTCGCTGGCATTAGAGGAGAAGGAAG GGAGCTTTTATCCTCAAGTTAG